Below is a window of Acidimicrobiales bacterium DNA.
TCCTCCACCGCCCCCGGGATGAGCGAGGGGTCGGCCCGCAGCTCGGCCAGCTGCTCGGGGTGGCGGACCAGGGTGAGCAGGCCCGACGAGAGCATCGTGACCGTCGTGTCGTTCCCGGCGATCACGATCTGGGGGAACAAGCCCCCGACGTCCAGGTCGGTGAGCAGGTGCCCGTCGAACTCGGATCCGAGGATGACGTCCATCAGGTCGCCCTGAGGGTCCATCGCGCGGCGATGTGCGGCGAACTCGATGGCGTACATCGCCAGCTCCATCGAAGCGTCGTTCCCGCCGTCGGCGGCGCCGGCCCCTTCCGGGTTGACCTCCGGGTCCTGGCCGTGGGTGACCCGCTCCGCAAGGACGTGGATGCGCTCCCAGTCCGCCCGGGGCAGCCCGAAGAGCTCGCCGATCACCTGGGTGGGCAGCGGGCCGCAGACGTCGTGGCAGATGTCGACCACCGAACCCGGCTCGACGTCGTCGAGGATGGCGGTGGTGATGTCGCGGATGCGCTGCTCGAGCCCGGCGATGATGCGGGCGCGGAACTCCGGCGCCAGCGGCTTGCGGAACGCGGTGTGCCGCGGCGGGTCCATGGCCAGCAGCATGTTCTTCATGGATGCCAACCGCTCCGGGTCGAGCGTCTCGAGCACCACGCCCCCGGTGTTGGCGCTGAAGAGCAGCGGGTTGCGGGCCACCTCGACGACATCGGCGTGGCGCAGCACCGCCCAGTAGCCGGCCTGACCGGGGATGTCCTGCCAGAACACCGGTTGGGTTCGGCGGAGCTCGGCGAAGAGCTCGTGGGGCGGCCCATCGACGTAGAGGTCGGGGTCGTAGAAGTCGACTGCGGCGCGCATCGGGTTCCCCTCCGTCGCCACCCCCCGGCGACGAACACCCGAATTCTGCCACGGGGGTGAGGGGCGCGCGCCGCGCCGGAGCCGACGGCGACGCACCGGGGCGCCCCTCGCCGGCCGGGCACCTAGGGTCTCGGGTCGTTCGCCCCCGCCCCCGCCCCAAGGAGAGCCAGCATGCCGGTTCCGCTCGACGAGCACCCGATCCACCAGGGCCCCCAGTCGCTGAAGTACTTCGTGACCTCGGACCGCAACGTCTACGACCGCTGCATCATGCACGCCCTGTCACGCGACGGCGAGCGGCAGGTGGCCGTGGGGCTCGGCGTGTACCCGCACGTCGGGGTGATCGACGGCTACGTGGCCATCCGCGACGGTCGGACGCTCTCGTCACTGCGCACGTCGGCCGCCCTCGGCGACGACCAGATGCAGCAGGTGGTCGGACCGATGACCATCGAGGTGGTCGAGGGGCTCAAGACCGTCCGGTTCACCTGCGCCGACGACCACGGCGTGAGCGCCGACCTCGTCTGGGAGGGCTCGTTCCCGGCCATCGACGAGCCGCGCCACATTCGCCGCCAGGGCGACGACGTCATCCTCGACGCGTTCCGCTTCGTGCAGACGGCGTCGGTGACCGGCTCGCTGAAGCTCGACGGCGGGGAGCTCCTCGGCGACGGCGTCGAGTGGGTCGGGGCCCGGGACCGGTCGTGGGGCATCCGTCCCGTCGGCGCCGGCGCGCCGGCGGGCAAGCCCCACGAACCCGCCATGTGGTGGTGCTGGATCCCGCTGCGCTTCGACGACTTCGCCCTCATGTTCGTCCTGGAAGAAGGACCCGACGGGTACCGCACCATCAACGAGGCGGTGCGCTACTGGCCCGACGGTCGCATCGAGCAGCTCGGGTGGGCCGAACCCCACATCGAGTACCGCCCCGGCACCCGCTACCCGGTGCGGGCCACGATCGGCGTGAAGGAACGGGGTGGCAGGGAGCTCACGCTCGAGATCGAGCCGATGGGGCCGATGCCGTTGAGTGTCGGACTGGGCTACGGGCCGGACGACGACGGGTGGAACCACGGCCGCTGGATGGGTGAGTCGTGGACGCAGCGGGTCGACCACGACCTCGACAGTGAGCCGGTCGAGCAACGGGTGGCGTGGAGCATGATCGACCATGCCGCCAAGGCGACCCTCGACGGCCAGGTCGGCTACGGCATCTTCGAGCACATGGCCCTCGGGCGTCACGACCCGAGCGGCTTCACCGACCTCTTCTCGGTGGCCCCGTGATGCTGTGTCCATCTGCCGCCGGTCGGCAAGCCTCCCGCCGGCGGTGCGAGGTCGACGCTGGCGCTTCCCGACCTCGCGTGTCTCCGGCCCGGGAGGCTCGCTGACGTGCAGATCTCCATGACGCTGCCGACGATGCTCCCGCACGGGCGCGACGAGGTGCTGGCCTGGTGCCGGGCCGTCGACGAGGGGCCCTACGCCAGCCTGGCCGTGCCCGAGCGGGTCACCTACACGAGCCACTCGTGGGTGGTGCAGCTCGCCGCGGCCGCGGCACTCACGGAACGGGTGCGGCTCTGGACGACGATCGTCATCCTCCCGGCCCACAGCGCCGTGGAGACGGCCAAGCACCTGGCGTCGGTCGACCAGCTGTCGGCCGGGCGCCTCACCGTCGGCATCGGGGTGGGTGGTCGCGAGCACGACTACCGCGCCATCGACGGTGACTTCACCCGCCGCTGGGCCCGCATGGACGAGCAGGTCGCCACGATGCGCTCGGTGTGGGCGCAGGAGCCGCCGTTCGAGGGCGCCGACCCGGTGGGCCCTCCCCCGGTGCAGGCGGGTGGGCCGCCGCTGGTGGCGGGGGTGATGGGGCCCAAGGCGATGGCCCGCGCCGCCAGGTGGGCCATCGGGGTGGACGAGGCGTCGACCGTGTTCGGTGTCGACCCGACGGCGACGGCGGCGGCGTTCGACCGGATCCGGGCGGCGTGGCGGGACGAGGGGCGCACCGACGCTCCGCACATCTCGGCCAGCCTCTGGTACGCGCTCGGCGACGGGGCCGCTGATCGTCTGTCGGGGTACTGCTTCGACTACATGCGCATCTTCGACGAGGGCCTCGCCAGGTCGATGGCCGAGACCGTCACCTGCAACTCGGCCGAGGCGCTGCGCGCCGCCGTCGCCGCGTGCGCCGACCTGGGCTGCGACGAGCTCTTCCTCGTACCCACCACCGTCGACGTCACCGAGCTCGACCGCACGCGCGACGCCCTCGGGATCTGAGCCCACCCGCGGGGAAGGCCCGACGCGGCCATCATGGGCACACCACGAACGGGGGCGCACGTGCCGGACATGACCTATCGACCGCTCGGGGACTCGGGGCTCATGGTCTCGACCGTGGGACTGGGGTGCAACAACTTCGGGATGCGCATCGACGCCGACGCCACCGCGGCGGTGGTCGACGCCGCCCTCGACGTCGGCATCACCCTGTTCGACACCGCCGACTCCTACGGCACCTCCGAGGAGCTGCTCGCCCCGCTGCTGAAGGGGCGACGCGACCGGGTGGTGCTGGCCACCAAGTTCGGCTCGGACCTGCGCGGGGCCGGGGGTCCCGACTGGGGGGCGCGTGCCTCGCGCCGCTACGTCCGCCAGGCCGTGGAGCGCTCCCTGCGGCGCCTCGACACCGACTGGATCGACCTGTACCAGCTCCACAAGCCCGACGGCATCACGCCGATCGAGGAGACGCTGTCGGTGCTCACCGACCTCGTCCACGAGGGCAAGGTCCGCTACCTCGGCAGCTCCAACCTCACGGCCTGGCAGGTCGCCGACGCCGACTGGACCGCCACCACCGCCGGGCTGGAGCGCTTCGTCAGCGCCCAGAACGAGTACAGCCTGCTCCGCACCGAGGCGGAGGCCGAGCTCGTGCCGGCCTGCGAGCGGTTCGGGATCGGCATCCTCCCCTACTTCCCGCTGGCCAGCGGCCTGCTGACCGGGAAGTACCGGCGGGGCGACGCACCCCCCGAGGGAGGCCGGATCGCGGCCTGGAGCATGACCGGCTTGTTGAGCGACACCAACTTCGACCTCGTCGAGGCCCTCGAATCCTTCGCCGCCGAACGAGATCTCACCCTGCTCGACGTGGCCATGGGCGGCCTGGCCGCCCGACCCGCGGTGGCGTCGGTCATCGCCGGTGCCACGACACCGGAGCAGGTCCGGGCCAACGCGGCCGCCGGGCTGTGGGAGCCGACCGACGACGACGACGAGGCTCTGGGCGTCCTGACCGGCCGGGGGTGAGGGCGCCGCGGCGAACCCGTCAGGACCCGAGGGGACCGACGTCGGTCACCTCGATCACGTTCCCGTCGGGGTCGGTCACGAACGCCGCGGTGACCGCCGTCCCGAAGTCGTCCCGGGTCCGGGGCCCCGACAACAAGGTCGCCCCGGCCGCGACCAACGCCTCGACGGTGCCGGCGATGTCAGGGGTGTCGACGTGCAGTGCGAGGTGCGGGAGCCCCGGTCCCACCGGCGCCACCTCCGGGACCTCGAGGACGTGGAGTTGCAGGTCGCCGAGGCGGAACCAGGCCCCAGGTACGCCGAAGTCGGGGCGGGCCAGCTCCTCGAGCCCCATCGCATCGCCGTAGAAGCGTCGCGTGGCGGCCAGGTCGGTGACCGAGATGGCCAGGTGGCTGATCCCGACGACGCGGGCCCGTGGTGCGGTCATGCGTCGAAGGTCGGCTGGGAGCGCGGGCGTCCCCCCGGCCCGCTGTAGGCGTGGCCGAAGCCGGGGGCGGTGGCGAAGAGGTCGCCGGGGAGGCCGGCCACCGCCGTGGACCAGGCGTCGATCAGCCGGTCCTCGGCGTCGTAGTCGAACGGGTCCATGAGGATCATCTCCTCCGTCCCGCCGCGTTCGGGCGGGTTGTCGCGGAGCCAGCGGGCGGTGCGAGCCACGGCCTCCCGCGCCGGGACCACGTCGCGGTAGCCGAGGTCGTCACGGAGCCGGGAGAGATCGAGCACCCGGTGGGTGGGGAGGGGCTGCATGAGCAGCGGACGGGCCGGGACGGCGATCTCGTGAGGCATCGACACGATCTCGACCTCGTGGTCGAGCGCGTCGGCGCACAGCTCGATCACCTGGCGAACCGTGAGCACCTCGGTGTCGCCGCAGTTGAAGACCTTGCCGGCGGCGGCATCGGGTCGGTCGACGCCGAGCAGGACGGCGTGAGCGAGGTTCTCGGTGTACCCGTGGTGGTGGAGCGTGAGTCCGTCGTCGGCGACCACCATACGGCGGCGGCCGTCGAGGACGCGTCGCACGACCATCCACTCGCGCGGGACGACCTGGTACGGCCCGTAGGCGTAGGGGTAGCGGAAGTGGGCGGCATCGGGGTGGTGCTCGAACACCATCTCCTCGGTGCGCGCCACCCGGTACCCCTTCTCGTCCTCGTCCGGCGTCCGAACCGTCGGCGCCGACTCGTCGACCGGGACGGGCAGCCCGTTGGGCGTCTCGAGGAACGGGTTCATCCAGCCCCGCACGGCGGGCACACCGCCGACGGAGACGAAGCGACCCACCCGGCCGGCGGTCTCCTCGGCGATGCGCCGGAGCCGCCCGTACATCGCGACCACCACGTCGAACGTCCGGCCGTCGAGCCCCGCGCGGAGGGAGTCGACGTCGTAGGGGTCGTGGTGGAGGTGCTCGACGGAGGCCGGGGTCTCGTCGCGTTCGTGGGTCCCACGATGCAGGATGGTGACGTCGTGGCCCCGCTCGACCAGGCCGGCCACGATCGGGATGCCCGTCGGCCCCGTCCCCCCGATGACCAGCACGCGCTCCCCCATCGCCCGTCAACCCTAGGTCGGCCACCGACGCCACCGGCCACGGCGCGGGCGGCCACGGCGCGGGCGACCACGGCGCGAACGGCCTTCCGGCTCGGCAGACCTAGCATCGCCGGATGAGCGACGAGCCTGCGTCAGGGAGCGAACCGGACGGGAAGATGCACTTCCGGCGCATGGACGAGGGCACCGACGCCGACTTCGCCGTCCTGGCCCGGGTGCACGAGCGCAACATGGTGAACCTGCCCGACCTGCTGATGGGCATGCTCAGCGACCTCCGGGCCGACGCCGACTACCCGGTGGACCGTCTCACCCACAGCCTGCAGACCGCCACGCGAGCCCTCCGCGACGGCGCCGACGACGAGCTCGTCGTCGTGGCCCTCTTCCACGACGTGGGGGAGTCGCTCGGCCCGATGAACCACGGTGAGGTGGCGGCGGCGATCCTCCACCCCTTCATCTCCGAGGCCAACCACTGGTTGCTGGCGCACCACGGGATCTTCCAGACCTACTTCTACGGCGAACACCTCGGCCTCGACCCCGACGCCCGCGATGCCTTCCGGGGCAGCCCGTACTACGACGCCACCGCGGCGTTCTGCGCCGACTGGGACGAGGTGTCGTTCGACCCCGACTACGACGACGAGCCGATGTCGACCTTCGAGCCGATCGTGCGTCGCGTGCTGCCCAGCCACTGGACGCCACCTTCGGTGGAGCACCCCTGAGCGACGAGGACCCTCAGCCGAACGTGATGTCGCGACGGGCCACCCGCCAGCCGTCGGACGTCCGGACGAGGTGGTCCACGTAGCCGCCGCACAGCTTCACGGTGGGAGCGGTGTCGGTGTCGACGAGGAACAGCCAGGACGACGACGCCGTCGCGACGTCCGAGCCGTCGGCGCGCACGGCGATGGTGGTGACCATGTGGCGGGTGTTGCTCCCCGGCCCGGTGTCGCCCGCCCCCCGCCGCGCCTCGGCGCCCGCCCGGATGTCGGCACGCCCGGTGCGCGGCGCCCCGGGCATCGCCCAGTGGGCGTCCTCGGTGAAGAGCCCGACGTAGTCGTCCAGGTCGGCCTCGTCGGCGTAGCGGGACAGGTTCGCGACCAGCGACCGGATCTCGAGCTCGTCGGCCACGCGTCGCAGCAGGGCGTCATCGGGGGCGGGAGGGGCACCGGGGTCGTCGGCCATGCCGCGACCGTAACCGGCCCTCCGGAGCCACACCCACGGGTGCCGGGCCGGAGGCGGTAGCCTCGCCGGCCATGACGAACGTCGAGTTGACGGTGCTCACCCCCGAGGGAACGGTGACGGTGCCCGCCGTGGTCGACGACGACCGGGTGCTCCTGACCGCCGACGCCGTGCACACGGCGATCGGGTGGGAGCCCAAGCCCGAGGGGCTGTGCCGCGGCGACGTCTGCGTGCCGGTGCGCGACCCCGCCGCCCGCGACACCGAGGGGCGCTACGACCTCGCCCGGGTCGCCGCCGCGCTCCGTCGGCCCTTCGTGGCCGATCACCTCGACGGCGAGGCGGCCGCCGTGGCGGCGGTCGGCGAGGCCGCCCACGAGCGGGCCACCGCGTTGGCCGAAGGTCGGGCCCCGCGCCTCGAGCTGACCGGCCTCGACGGGGGCCGCGTCGCCATCCCGGGTGAGGACCGGCGCAAGCGCCTGCTGCTCGCCTGGTCCTCGTGGTGAGGGTGCCGCTACGAGCTGCCGGTCTGGCAGACGCTGCAGGACGAGCTCGCCGACACGGGCCTCGAGATCATCGCCGTCGCCCTCGACGACTCGATCGACGCCATCCGCCCGTGGGTCGACGCCGCTGACCCACCGCTCACCAGCGTGACGGTGGCGCTGGACGCCGACCACCAGGTGGCCGAGGCCTACGGGATCACCAACGTCCCCTCCACGGTCTGGCTCGACGAGGATGCCCGGGTGGTGAAGCCCCCCACCATCACCCCGGGCAACAACATGTTCCAGGAGTTCACCCAGATCGACGCCGAGGGCCACCACCGGGCGCTGCGGCGATGGGTCCGTGACGGTGTGCTGCCGACCCTGCCCGACCGCGGCGACGGCGGCGACCCCGCCCGGGCCCGACCGCCCACCCCGGAGGAGCAGGAGGCCCGCACCGAGCGACGCCTGGCCTCGTGGCTGCACCGCAACGGCCACCCCGAGGCGGCCGAGGAGCACTACCGGCGGGCGGTCGAGCTCGCGCCGATGGACTGGACGATCAGCCGGGGGTCGATGCCGGCCCGGGGCCAGGACCCCTTCGGGGACGACTTCTTCGGCATCTGGCAGACCTGGGACGATGCCGGCCGGCCGGACTACCAGGGCATGCCCGGCGGCGACGACTAGACACCCGCTCGACGACATCTCGCCGACGCGAACCTCGGCCGGCCGCCGGGCGACGCCCCACGGAGTGCGGGACCAGGCAGTGCCGGATCAGGCGGAGGTGATGGCCGCGACGAGCTCGACGGCCTCGCTCACCGGGAGGATCTGACGGTGGGCGCAGGCGACGAGGGCGGCGTCGACGGCGTGCTCGGCGTCGCCGGACACCTCGGCTCGCGCGTCGAGGAGGGCGTCGACCATGCGGTTGGTCGAGAGGAGCTCGTCGCCCCCGGCCACCGCGCCGGACACCAGGGCGAGGAGCGCATCGACGCTCGGGCGGATCGACGGGGAGACCGTTTCGACCATCGTGGGAGCCTTCCTCGGGGGGACGTGTCGCAGAAGCTACAGCTGGGTCAACCGGGGGCCCGGGATGGTTTCTTCCCGTGCGCTCCGGTCACCCGTCACCGGCGCGACGCCGGGGGACGGACGGCGGGACGCGCGGAGAGGGCGGGCCTCCGGGGAGGCCCGCCCTCTCGTGTCAGGTCCGGCGGCGACCGCAGGGGGTCGGGCGCCAGGGAGACGTTCGCCGGATCAGGCCGGAGTCGGCGACAGCACCGTGTCGATGACGTGGATGACGCCGTTCGAGCAGGTGATGTCCGTGGCGGTGACCGTGGCGGTCCCACCGGCGGCGTCGGTGATGGTCACCGTGCTGCCGTCGACGGCGATGGTGAAGTCGCCACCCTGGACGGTGGTGACCGCGCCGGGCTCGACGTCGGCGGCCAGGATCTCACCCTCCACCACGTGGTAGGTGAGGATGTCGGTCAGGGTCTCGACGTTGGCGGGCTGGGTCAGGGTCTCGACCGTGCCGGCGGGGAGCTTCTCGAACGCCTCGTTGGTCGGGGCGAAGATGGTGAAGGGGCCCTCACCCGACAGGGTGTCGACGAGGTCGGCGGCGGTCACGGCGGCGACCAGGGTCGAGAAGTCGGGGTTGGAGACGGCGATGTCGACGCAGGTCTCGCCCGAGGCCATCTCGGTGGTGGCGGGGGCAGCGGTCGTCGCGGTGCTGGTCTCCTCGTCGTCGCTCGCACAGGAGGCGAGGAGCAGGCCGACGGAGAACACGGCGGCGATCACGAAGGGGGTCTTGCGCTTCATTGGGGGGTTCCTCCCGGATGTGGTGGACGAGGCGGACCGCACCGATCTGGCGCTCACGTGTTTCCGACTCGGGGGGTGTTCGGCGCCGGAGGCCCGAGCGGATGACGGCGGACCGAACTTTTTCCTCCCCGGACGCCTCGCCCCGGGCCCGGTCCCCCGTCGAACCGGTCAGCGGAAGCGGCGCAGGCGCAGCGAGTTCGTCACGACGAAGACGCTCGAGAACGCCATGGCCGCGCCGGCGATGAGGGGGTTCAGCAGGCCGGCGGCGGCAAGTGGCAGGGCGGCGACGTTGTAGGCGAAGGCCCAGAACAGGTTGCCCTTGATCGTTCCGAGCGTGCGTCGCGAGAGGCGGATCGCGTCGCCGACCGCCCGCAGGTCGCCGCGCACCAGGGTGATGTCCGATGCCTCGATCGCGACGTCGGTGCCGCTGCCCATGGCCAGTCCGAGGTCGGCCTGGGCCAGCGCGGCGGCGTCGTTGACGCCGTCGCCGACCATCGCCACGACCCGGCCCTCCCGCTGGAGCCGGCGGACGAGGTCGACCTTGTCCTCGGGGAGCACCTCGGCGATCACGTCGTCCACCCCGACGGCCTCGGCGGTCGCACGGGCGGCCCGCTCGTTGTCCCCCGTGAGCAGGATCGGGTGGAGCCCCAGGCGCCGCAGCTCGGCGACGGCCTCCACCGAGGTGTCCTTCAGGGTGTCGGCGACCACGAGCACGGCGGCGGCCCGGCCGTCCCATCCGACCAGGACGGGGGTGCGCCCCTGGTCCTCGGCGTGCTCCTTCGCGGCCGCCAGCTCGGGCGGCAGGTGGAGGGACCAGTCGGCGAGGAAGCGCTCGCGTCCGGCCACCACGGCATGGCCGTCGACGACGCCCTGCACGCCGAGGCCCCGGGTGGCGACGAAGCCCTCGACGGGCGCCAGGTCGAGGCCCCGCGCCCTGGCGCCGGCAGCGATGGCCCGG
It encodes the following:
- a CDS encoding cytochrome P450, yielding MRAAVDFYDPDLYVDGPPHELFAELRRTQPVFWQDIPGQAGYWAVLRHADVVEVARNPLLFSANTGGVVLETLDPERLASMKNMLLAMDPPRHTAFRKPLAPEFRARIIAGLEQRIRDITTAILDDVEPGSVVDICHDVCGPLPTQVIGELFGLPRADWERIHVLAERVTHGQDPEVNPEGAGAADGGNDASMELAMYAIEFAAHRRAMDPQGDLMDVILGSEFDGHLLTDLDVGGLFPQIVIAGNDTTVTMLSSGLLTLVRHPEQLAELRADPSLIPGAVEEILRYDNPLHYFRRTATADTELAGTAIAQGDKVAMYYTSANRDEDVFADPHTFDIHRDPNPQLSFGIGQHFCLGVHLARLEGKVFFEEVLRRFPSIELAGEPIRTRSNLNNAFRYIPMRLAA
- a CDS encoding LLM class flavin-dependent oxidoreductase, with the protein product MQISMTLPTMLPHGRDEVLAWCRAVDEGPYASLAVPERVTYTSHSWVVQLAAAAALTERVRLWTTIVILPAHSAVETAKHLASVDQLSAGRLTVGIGVGGREHDYRAIDGDFTRRWARMDEQVATMRSVWAQEPPFEGADPVGPPPVQAGGPPLVAGVMGPKAMARAARWAIGVDEASTVFGVDPTATAAAFDRIRAAWRDEGRTDAPHISASLWYALGDGAADRLSGYCFDYMRIFDEGLARSMAETVTCNSAEALRAAVAACADLGCDELFLVPTTVDVTELDRTRDALGI
- a CDS encoding aldo/keto reductase translates to MTYRPLGDSGLMVSTVGLGCNNFGMRIDADATAAVVDAALDVGITLFDTADSYGTSEELLAPLLKGRRDRVVLATKFGSDLRGAGGPDWGARASRRYVRQAVERSLRRLDTDWIDLYQLHKPDGITPIEETLSVLTDLVHEGKVRYLGSSNLTAWQVADADWTATTAGLERFVSAQNEYSLLRTEAEAELVPACERFGIGILPYFPLASGLLTGKYRRGDAPPEGGRIAAWSMTGLLSDTNFDLVEALESFAAERDLTLLDVAMGGLAARPAVASVIAGATTPEQVRANAAAGLWEPTDDDDEALGVLTGRG
- a CDS encoding VOC family protein, which translates into the protein MTAPRARVVGISHLAISVTDLAATRRFYGDAMGLEELARPDFGVPGAWFRLGDLQLHVLEVPEVAPVGPGLPHLALHVDTPDIAGTVEALVAAGATLLSGPRTRDDFGTAVTAAFVTDPDGNVIEVTDVGPLGS
- a CDS encoding HD domain-containing protein; translated protein: MSDEPASGSEPDGKMHFRRMDEGTDADFAVLARVHERNMVNLPDLLMGMLSDLRADADYPVDRLTHSLQTATRALRDGADDELVVVALFHDVGESLGPMNHGEVAAAILHPFISEANHWLLAHHGIFQTYFYGEHLGLDPDARDAFRGSPYYDATAAFCADWDEVSFDPDYDDEPMSTFEPIVRRVLPSHWTPPSVEHP
- a CDS encoding nuclear transport factor 2 family protein; this encodes MADDPGAPPAPDDALLRRVADELEIRSLVANLSRYADEADLDDYVGLFTEDAHWAMPGAPRTGRADIRAGAEARRGAGDTGPGSNTRHMVTTIAVRADGSDVATASSSWLFLVDTDTAPTVKLCGGYVDHLVRTSDGWRVARRDITFG
- a CDS encoding redoxin domain-containing protein, whose amino-acid sequence is MQDELADTGLEIIAVALDDSIDAIRPWVDAADPPLTSVTVALDADHQVAEAYGITNVPSTVWLDEDARVVKPPTITPGNNMFQEFTQIDAEGHHRALRRWVRDGVLPTLPDRGDGGDPARARPPTPEEQEARTERRLASWLHRNGHPEAAEEHYRRAVELAPMDWTISRGSMPARGQDPFGDDFFGIWQTWDDAGRPDYQGMPGGDD
- a CDS encoding fasciclin domain-containing protein, giving the protein MTAADLVDTLSGEGPFTIFAPTNEAFEKLPAGTVETLTQPANVETLTDILTYHVVEGEILAADVEPGAVTTVQGGDFTIAVDGSTVTITDAAGGTATVTATDITCSNGVIHVIDTVLSPTPA